One window from the genome of Malus domestica chromosome 01, GDT2T_hap1 encodes:
- the LOC103426316 gene encoding uncharacterized protein, translated as MPCPFPFRLFSHKPLLLSLSPPLLQLIAPTSTTTKHQIFQFRSCRQFRVRVFERGFLVQYFLLFLRSKGGGFIGFSRSGVWEISQYPCCFFSYAFHFSSLLPSSLYFGCFPHSLFYSWFCGSPAAVKVCWKLCPKAGARDRYWSTWTTNDLFLDISSALADCSPRYNSLSLLHDFQHGVEFVAEHVLPLLIPLLIDQQLNVQQFAKYMLFVKDIVRTMLDFLKTIAEFVILHSLMASHYSKLERLLQPLGRLHLLMGQQ; from the exons atgcCCTGCCCCTTTCCGTTTCGACTTTTCTCTCACAAACCTCTGCTTCTGTCGCTCTCTCCTCCGCTGCTTCAACTCATAGCCCCAACCTCCACCACCACAAAACATCAAATCTTTCAGTTTCGGAGTTGTAGGcaatttagggttagggtttttgaaaGGGGTTTTCTAGTTCAGTATTTTCTGCTGTTTCTGAGGTCCAAAGGAGGAGGTTTTATCGG CTTTAGCAGAAGTGGGGTTTGGGAGATTAGCCAGTACCCATGTTGCTTTTTTTCGTATGCTTTCCATTTCTCCTCTCTCTTGCCATCTTCTCTGTATTTTGGCTGCTTCCCGCACTCCCTTTTTTACTCTTGGTTCTGTGGTTCTCCGGCCGCCGTTAAGGTTTGCTGGAAACTATGTCCGAAGGCCGGTGCAAGAGATCGCTATTGGTCAACTTGGACCACCAACGATCTCTTCCTTGATATATCCTCAGCATTAGCAGACTGTTCTCCAAGATATAATTCATTGTCTTTGCTTCATGATTTTCAGCATGGGGTAGAATTTGTTGCAGAGCATGTGCTCCCGCTGCTCATACCTCTTCTAATTGACCAGCAATTAAATGTTCAGCAGTTTGCCAAATATATGCTCTTTGTCAAGGATATTGTGAG GACCATGCTTGATTTCTTAAAGACGATTGCAGAG TTTGTGATTTTGCACTCCCTGATGGCAAGTCACTACTCGAAGCTAGAGAGACTTCTTCAGCCCTTG GGGCGGTTGCATCTGCTGATGGGTCAGCAGTAG
- the LOC139197596 gene encoding uncharacterized protein, translating to MPQSTNNSTPSSPQSPSHDISSHTHPSPTDTPSTDPNTTHPPPPPRHSGRVSKPSVRLQGYHLYHVQHPSASSSSMSGTRYPLSHYVSYAHISPSHRSFACAITITVEPISFEQTHSDPNWRAAMDAELLALDQQNTWTLTRLPPDHRAMGYKWV from the coding sequence ATGCCACAATCTACAAATAACTCTACCCCTTCCTCACCTCAATCTCCCTCCCACGACATCTCTTCCCACACCCATCCTTCCCCCACCGATACACCCTCAACTGACCCAAACACAACTCATCCACCACCTCCTCCTCGCCATTCTGGACGCGTCTCCAAGCCTTCTGTACGGCTTCAAGGGTACCATTTATATCATGTCCAACACCCTAGcgcctcatcctcttccatgtCAGGTACTCGTTATCCTTTATCTCACTATGTTTCTTATGCTCACATCTCTCCTTCGCATCGCTCCTTTGCTTGTGCTATTACCATTACTGTCGAGCCTATATCCTTTGAGCAGACTCATAGTGATCCCAACTGGAGGGCTGCAATGGACGCtgaacttcttgctcttgaccAACAAAACACATGGACACTCACTCGCCTTCCTCCCGATCATCGCGCCATGGGTTACAAATGGGTCTAG